The following proteins are encoded in a genomic region of Vibrio taketomensis:
- the pstC gene encoding phosphate ABC transporter permease subunit PstC: MTIATHSEKLMNTEATQTAAKPGLRAQKRIDWKERIFHGLFLTSAVIGIVSLTVIAYFIVKESIPAFQEAGITGIVFGQEWLPPALYGVATMIVASLVSTLGAVIVGVPVGVLTAIFIAEIAPKRVADIIRPAVELLAGIPSVVYGFFGLVIIVPLIQDIFNVPAGNTILAGIIVLGVMILPTVITVSETSIRAVPRTYKEGSLALGASKIYTIFKLLVPAARSGIMTGVILGIGRALGETMAIIMVMGNAPAMPQGILDAARTLTANIAIEMSYASGVHANALYATGVVLLAFIMMLNAALLYLNRQKAK; encoded by the coding sequence ATGACCATCGCAACACATAGTGAAAAGCTTATGAATACTGAAGCGACTCAAACCGCGGCTAAGCCTGGTCTACGTGCTCAAAAGCGCATAGATTGGAAAGAGCGTATTTTTCATGGCCTATTTCTAACCAGTGCCGTAATAGGTATCGTCTCTCTAACCGTTATCGCGTACTTTATCGTTAAAGAATCGATTCCCGCGTTTCAAGAAGCAGGTATAACGGGCATCGTATTCGGCCAAGAATGGTTGCCACCAGCGCTTTATGGTGTCGCGACCATGATCGTCGCTTCATTAGTGTCGACGCTTGGCGCAGTCATTGTTGGTGTGCCTGTTGGTGTGCTGACTGCCATTTTTATTGCGGAAATCGCTCCTAAACGCGTTGCCGATATCATTCGTCCAGCGGTTGAGTTGCTTGCCGGTATTCCTTCGGTTGTATACGGCTTCTTCGGCTTGGTAATTATCGTTCCGTTGATTCAAGACATCTTTAATGTACCGGCGGGTAACACTATTTTGGCGGGTATTATCGTGCTTGGTGTGATGATTCTTCCAACGGTGATTACTGTTTCAGAAACCTCAATTCGTGCCGTACCTCGTACCTATAAAGAGGGTTCTCTAGCGCTAGGCGCTTCAAAAATCTACACCATCTTTAAATTGCTCGTTCCGGCTGCTCGCTCAGGCATTATGACTGGCGTCATCCTTGGTATTGGTCGTGCACTTGGTGAGACCATGGCAATCATCATGGTGATGGGTAACGCCCCGGCGATGCCACAAGGCATTCTTGATGCGGCGCGTACACTGACAGCTAACATTGCGATTGAAATGTCATACGCAAGTGGCGTGCATGCGAACGCTCTATACGCAACCGGCGTAGTACTATTGGCATTTATTATGATGCTTAACGCAGCGCTACTGTACCTAAACCGCCAAAAAGCGAAATAA
- a CDS encoding phosphate ABC transporter substrate-binding protein, with protein MKKTVIGAVALLGTLTVTPALAKETISAVGSSSVTPLMEVFSETYMKTNPDVFIEVQGPGSSAGVKAAKNGSADLGMSSRNLKNSEKEPQLKELTVALDGIAIVVNPKNELNGLTAEQVTAIYKGEVTNWKDVGGADKPIVAITRDTASGTRGAFEDIMKLKRKIGDKKVSAISQRAQVANGNGALKTMVASNPYAIGYISLGTVDASVHALPIDGIAASVDNVKNQSYKVARPFLVLYKEGKPSAETQKFLNWMVADEAQALVDQKGYISVN; from the coding sequence ATGAAAAAGACAGTAATCGGTGCAGTGGCACTACTAGGTACTCTAACAGTTACTCCAGCGCTAGCGAAAGAAACGATCTCAGCAGTAGGTTCTAGTAGTGTAACTCCGCTGATGGAAGTTTTCTCTGAAACATACATGAAAACAAACCCAGACGTGTTTATTGAAGTACAAGGACCTGGTTCTTCAGCAGGCGTCAAAGCAGCGAAAAACGGCAGTGCAGACTTAGGTATGTCTTCACGTAACTTGAAAAATTCGGAAAAAGAGCCACAACTGAAAGAGCTAACAGTGGCACTAGACGGTATCGCAATTGTCGTTAACCCAAAAAATGAATTGAATGGCCTAACCGCAGAACAAGTAACCGCTATCTACAAAGGCGAAGTGACTAACTGGAAAGATGTGGGCGGCGCAGACAAGCCAATCGTAGCAATCACTCGTGATACAGCATCAGGTACCCGTGGTGCATTTGAAGACATCATGAAGCTAAAGCGTAAGATCGGTGATAAGAAAGTGTCGGCGATTTCTCAACGTGCTCAAGTTGCTAACGGTAACGGTGCGCTGAAAACAATGGTGGCATCTAACCCTTACGCAATTGGCTACATCTCATTAGGTACAGTTGATGCTTCAGTGCATGCACTACCAATCGATGGTATTGCAGCATCAGTAGACAATGTTAAGAACCAATCTTACAAAGTAGCACGTCCATTCCTAGTGCTATACAAAGAAGGTAAGCCTTCAGCAGAAACACAGAAATTCCTAAACTGGATGGTGGCTGATGAAGCTCAGGCACTAGTAGACCAAAAAGGCTACATCTCAGTTAACTAA
- the pstA gene encoding phosphate ABC transporter permease PstA produces MDFAKLKQSRQRKDLVLNGFIWASAALTVGFLFWIIWYILSNGLQHVDWNFITDDYTRTGDEHGIFPMIVSTLYMVIASIAVAAPLGIMTAIYLTEYAKVGSRLVKVIRFCTESLAGIPSIIFGLFGMTFFVAILGLGFSILSGALTLSILILPVIIRTTEEALMAVPQTYREGSYALGSSKIYTIWRLILPSAMPGILTSVILSIGRVIGESAPVFLTAGMVARIPDSLLDSGRTLTVHLYKLTTELFTIEEWNQAYGTATVLIVVVLLINMVTKLIAKRFNTATY; encoded by the coding sequence ATGGATTTTGCAAAACTAAAACAATCTCGCCAGAGAAAAGATCTGGTACTTAACGGGTTTATTTGGGCATCAGCGGCATTAACGGTCGGATTCCTGTTCTGGATTATTTGGTACATTCTTTCTAACGGTTTGCAGCATGTAGATTGGAACTTTATTACCGATGACTACACGCGCACAGGGGATGAGCATGGCATCTTCCCAATGATTGTATCAACGCTTTATATGGTGATTGCATCGATCGCAGTGGCTGCGCCACTGGGCATCATGACGGCAATCTATTTGACTGAATATGCGAAAGTGGGTAGCCGCTTAGTCAAAGTGATTCGTTTCTGTACGGAATCGCTAGCGGGTATTCCATCGATTATCTTCGGTCTATTTGGTATGACATTCTTTGTCGCAATCTTAGGCTTAGGTTTCTCGATTTTATCAGGTGCATTAACACTAAGTATCCTGATTCTGCCGGTGATTATTCGTACCACAGAAGAAGCACTAATGGCGGTACCACAAACCTATCGTGAAGGTTCGTACGCTTTAGGCTCTTCAAAAATTTACACCATCTGGCGTTTGATTTTGCCAAGTGCAATGCCAGGTATCTTAACTTCGGTCATTCTGAGTATTGGTCGTGTAATTGGTGAATCTGCACCGGTGTTCTTAACCGCAGGTATGGTAGCGCGTATTCCAGACTCGCTGCTGGACTCAGGTCGAACACTGACAGTACACCTTTACAAATTGACTACCGAGCTGTTCACCATTGAAGAATGGAACCAAGCATACGGTACAGCGACAGTGCTAATAGTAGTTGTTCTACTTATCAATATGGTAACCAAACTGATTGCCAAGCGTTTCAATACAGCAACTTACTAA
- a CDS encoding fructose-specific PTS transporter subunit EIIC: MNITSLIDTNTICLDLKAQTKEQVLAELVDVLADAGKLFNKQQFLQDIWNREQIGNTGFEEGIAIPHAKSSAVKQPAVVIGISRHGIDYGAEDGELSDVFFMLASPDDNDHHHIEVLAQLSSKLIEEDFVRQLKEVTSAEDVMALLLATEKGQSAEASLSTHSVVIEPPSALKVQLARAKEHLLFGTSHMIPFIVAGGVLLSLSVMISGHGAMPKEGILADVAQMGLAGLTLFTVVLGGYIAYSIADKPGLAPGMIGSWVAVSQYDTGFLGAIIVGFVAGFTVFALKKIRLPDSMSALSAIFIYPLIGTFVACGTVMWLIGEPIADAMASLNHWLAGLAGSGKILMGTVLGAMTAFDMGGPINKVATLFAQTQVNTQPWLMGGVGIAICTPPLGMALATVLAPKKFKQDEREAGKAAGIMGMIGISEGAIPFAAADPARVIPAVVAGGIVGNVIGFMFHVLNHAPWGGWIVLPVIDGKLGYIIGTAFGALTTALIVIALKKTVSEESDKNSTITHCGSVEGEGEADVLAVTSCPSGVAHTFLAAKSLEKAAYSLGIKIKVETQGANGINNRITALDVRRAKYVIFAHDVAIKEPERFKISRLLMYALKTRC, encoded by the coding sequence ATGAATATCACCTCCCTAATTGATACCAATACCATCTGCTTAGATCTCAAAGCACAAACTAAAGAGCAAGTTTTAGCTGAATTGGTCGACGTGCTGGCTGATGCAGGAAAACTGTTCAACAAGCAGCAGTTTTTACAAGATATTTGGAATCGCGAACAAATTGGTAATACGGGCTTTGAAGAAGGCATCGCGATTCCCCATGCCAAAAGCTCGGCGGTAAAACAGCCTGCGGTTGTTATTGGAATTAGTCGTCACGGCATCGATTATGGTGCTGAAGATGGCGAGCTTTCTGATGTGTTCTTTATGCTGGCATCGCCAGATGATAATGATCACCATCATATCGAGGTTCTCGCTCAGCTCTCTTCCAAACTTATTGAAGAGGACTTCGTTCGTCAGCTAAAAGAGGTGACAAGCGCTGAGGATGTCATGGCGTTGTTGCTTGCCACTGAAAAAGGGCAAAGCGCTGAGGCATCTTTGAGCACCCATTCTGTTGTCATTGAGCCACCAAGCGCCTTGAAAGTACAGCTGGCACGAGCAAAAGAGCATTTGCTGTTTGGTACTTCCCATATGATTCCATTTATCGTGGCGGGTGGAGTGTTGCTGTCACTGTCAGTGATGATCTCTGGCCATGGAGCGATGCCAAAAGAAGGCATCTTAGCTGATGTAGCCCAAATGGGATTGGCGGGGCTGACTTTATTTACGGTCGTGCTTGGTGGCTATATCGCTTATTCGATTGCTGATAAACCAGGTTTAGCGCCGGGGATGATTGGCTCTTGGGTGGCGGTCAGTCAATACGATACCGGGTTTTTGGGTGCGATTATCGTTGGTTTCGTCGCGGGTTTTACCGTTTTTGCGCTGAAAAAAATTCGTTTGCCCGACAGCATGAGTGCGCTCAGTGCCATCTTTATTTATCCGCTGATCGGTACCTTTGTCGCTTGCGGTACTGTGATGTGGCTGATCGGTGAGCCGATCGCCGATGCGATGGCGAGTTTAAACCATTGGCTAGCAGGTCTGGCGGGCTCAGGCAAGATCTTGATGGGCACTGTACTTGGTGCGATGACTGCGTTTGATATGGGTGGGCCAATTAATAAAGTCGCGACTTTATTTGCACAAACGCAAGTCAACACCCAACCTTGGCTGATGGGCGGTGTGGGGATAGCGATTTGTACACCGCCTTTAGGAATGGCGCTTGCAACGGTTTTGGCTCCTAAGAAGTTTAAGCAAGATGAACGCGAAGCAGGTAAAGCGGCCGGTATCATGGGCATGATTGGTATTAGCGAAGGGGCGATTCCGTTTGCGGCTGCCGATCCTGCGCGGGTCATTCCAGCAGTTGTTGCTGGTGGCATTGTGGGTAACGTCATTGGATTTATGTTCCATGTATTGAATCACGCGCCTTGGGGCGGGTGGATCGTTCTGCCAGTGATTGATGGCAAGCTTGGCTATATTATCGGGACGGCCTTTGGTGCACTGACTACCGCCTTGATTGTGATTGCTCTGAAGAAAACCGTTAGTGAAGAGAGCGATAAGAACTCAACCATTACCCATTGCGGCTCAGTAGAAGGAGAGGGTGAAGCTGATGTTCTCGCGGTAACATCTTGTCCTTCAGGCGTAGCGCATACTTTCTTAGCGGCGAAATCATTAGAAAAAGCGGCTTACAGTTTAGGCATAAAAATTAAAGTCGAGACTCAAGGTGCCAATGGCATTAACAATCGCATTACCGCATTGGATGTACGCCGAGCGAAGTATGTGATCTTTGCACATGATGTGGCGATCAAAGAGCCGGAGCGATTTAAAATATCAAGATTATTGATGTATGCACTAAAGACGCGATGTTAA